One Vespula pensylvanica isolate Volc-1 chromosome 1, ASM1446617v1, whole genome shotgun sequence genomic region harbors:
- the LOC122631625 gene encoding UHRF1-binding protein 1-like isoform X2 — translation MVSIIKNQLLKHLSRFTKNLSADKINFSTFKGEGELTNLELDEIVLTDLLELPSWLRLTNAWCNQVSFRIQWTKLKSVPILLKLDEVHIEVETCEDLRNMSSNQGLSSYAGPAKYSLIHKVIDGITVTVNKVSVTFKSPAFIASVEMNRIVVESKSAAWQRCDLRTTRLKDPDRGQLLIFKELVWQTVRIEAQSTKDTNLTPLRLLTNQARCLITIKKRISDCFIMGSRLILILDDLLWVLTDSQLKAALHFIDSLGGLIEKATILERKTKAARKLEVLPEYQAQISQQSRTKNQFNTPISKLFSKHDVVETSYHFWSQRIDLHLCDDVGGRSLHPDLKDGGALQISLVKFYIDYYPYHLAMADRKDWIKYRENVIPHIQWLQQSLSSFRSQFMDLIDSGRTQHSPLTRSQGNVTGSATKGSGESIEKNSQSQSANVGSQDQKKFQYSSGNPVKNYVLEQLAKLMTTCIVIRIDDFTLFKVTTASRKPIPKEFITAQTRKKRPSGDRDRFCFPEDLTILHAEFTYYYYPGDITFPLPPPKFYVQVHPIQVNFDVCSCLWFNSFLLNLHHSLMKKNETSSLKNIMYFDVKIEAILPRIVFENQQDYPNQKDRPKSLHIQTSRALITNVRSVERSSRADLAQCLNTFQMGQMFFGAEFPSKENDFHVVTDKFLAHCAGTDNIRCAPPTFTSNSVNELIRQLHREFLWTEAKDVWCCNLEPVWGDFFGARAVGQNRPVPFFDAFPLTFWCHMNLESVTAETASTADIHGLAYISNLVSVQINHYQYLFLLRLSEVLSELTTYLAIDSNKILNVESGGSLIIGALIPQIEITFVMPSHTPGKENSGGDLESVVPDSSSIADDFAGSSAAWHSATQNAKVDFSIKRMNTSNDVETPQSEVSSMSMDFIHSATIEQPVVTFKQNGSSEKRERERERDVHTSIAHEKQHTITEEEGLSLKQGDAIQKHNKPDLIPNTPFIPNNFNVGLSSMRKGFSNLMTSIDSALKASPEDGSSDTVSMRSDISSDSENYALINLQDQDKLEGIFAIDNTIRITAVEEASEVVEETPDTQSEKSVDSVCKRKDIISVTTFKLSKVEFIQQSSGYSSAIKVQVSNIKNDECPSIPWDEFQVKRKTKFSSRSRGWVELPSDSECRTCIKLRLDHDLKNKEDLLKLFQASRSKKTTNKSLEESKIIKGPTDSINLLDKQGIMDLFEDKLEINVTDVAMTLSMSSVTGLADLAEDEIIPKPIPMQVYLERIYLHLNEDRPPNNITSPGPIPIQLNISKLRIARDISGAFTIEPVVTILDKNNSDKLNPNGNQQISKNEEREVELTSLRQTSKQLKSDNEELKRRLGTLERLSEENTKLLRIKEESDKIKTRYNSAQENIAVLVKEKKALLETITELQNQIMGNGPGGSNRTSWSIKR, via the exons ATGGtgtcgattattaaaaatcaattacttaaACACTTATCAAG ATTTACTAAGAATCTATCGgctgataaaataaattttagtaCGTttaagggagaaggagagttAACCAACTTAGAATTAGACGAAATTGTTCTTACAGATTTGTTAGAACTTCCTTCATGGTTAAGATTAACAAATGCTTGGTGCAATCAAGTTTCTTTTCGTATACAATGGACCAAGTTAAAGAGTGTTCCTATTTTGttg aAATTGGATGAAGTTCATATCGAAGTAGAAACATGTGAAGACTTAAGAAATATGTCTTCCAATCAAGGCCTGTCGTCTTATGCAGGCCCAGCAAAATATTCTCTTATTCATAAAGTGATCGATGGCATTACGGTTACTGTTAATAAAGTATCAGTTACTTTTAAAAGTCCTGCTTTTATTGCATCTGTAGag aTGAATCGCATTGTCGTTGAATCTAAATCAGCTGCATGGCAACGTTGTGACTTAAGAACAACAAGACTAAAAGATCCAGATCGTGGccaattattgatttttaaggAATTAGTATGGCAGACTGTAAGAATAGAAGCTCAAAGTACTAAGGATACAAATCTGACACCTCTTCGTTTACTTACTAACCAAGCACGATGTTTAATTactataaagaaaagaatatcag attGCTTTATTATGGGTTCAAGACTGATACTCATATTAGATGATCTCTTGTGGGTCTTGACAGACTCTCAATTAAAAGCAGCATTACATTTCATAGATTCTTTAGGAGGTCTCATAGAGAAAGCAACTATACTagaacgaaaaacaaaagcaGCTAGAAAGTTAGAG GTTTTACCAGAATATCAAGCACAAATCTCTCAACAAAGTAGAACAAAAAATCAGTTCAATACAccaatatcaaaattattttcaaaacatGATGTTGTAGAAACGTCTTATCACTTTTGGTCTCAGAGAATTGATCTACATTTGTGTGATGATGTTGGTG GTAGATCATTACATCCTGATTTGAAGGATGGTGGTGCTCTGCAAATATCTTTAGTCAAATTCTATATTGATTACTATCCGTATCATTTGGCAATGGCTGATAGAAAAGATTGGAttaaatatagagaaaatgtTATACCTCATATTCAATGGTTACAACAATCATTGAGTTCTTTCAGAAGTCAATTTATGGATCTGATTGATTCTGGCAGAACGCAACATTCTCCATTAACAAGAAGTCAAGGAAATGTTACAg GCAGTGCTACAAAAGGTTCTGGAGAaagcatagaaaaaaatagtcaATCACAGAGTGCGAATGTAGGATCTCAAGATCAGAAAAAGTTTCAATATTCTAGCGGAAATCcagtaaaaaattatgttcTCGAGCAGCTTGCAAAATTAATGACAACTTGTATAGTTATTAGAATTGATGATTTTACATTATTCAAAGTAACAACCGCATCACGTAAGCCTATACCAAAGGAATTTATTACAG CTCAAACGAGGAAGAAACGTCCATCAG GAGATCGAGACAGATTTTGTTTTCCTGAAGATTTAACTATTCTTCATGCAGAATTCACTTACTATTATTATCCTGGAGATATAACTTTTCCAT TGCCACCACCAAAGTTTTATGTACAAGTACATCCAATTCAAGTAAATTTTGATGTATGTTCCTGCCTTTggtttaattcttttctattaaatcTGCACCATTCGcttatgaaaaagaatgagacatcaagtttaaaaaatattatgtattttgatGTAAAGATAGAAGCTATTCTTCCAAGG ATAGTTTTTGAAAATCAGCAGGATTATCCAAATCAAAAAGATAGACCTAAATCCTTGCACATTCAGACTTCTAGGGCATTAATTACTAATGTTCGATCGGTGGAAAGATCTTCAAGAGCTGACTTAGCACAATGTTTAAACACGTTTCAAATGGGCCAAATGTTTTTTGGAGCTGAATTCCCAAGCAAAGAGAATGATTTTCATGTCGTAACCGATAAATTTTTAGCACATTGCGCAg GTACAGATAATATCAGATGTGCACCACCAACATTTACCAGTAATTCAGTGAACGAATTAATACGACAATTACATCGTGAATTTTTATGGACAGAAGCGAAAGATGTTTGGTGTTGCAATTTAGAACCTGTTTGGGGTGACTTTTTTGGTGCTAGAGCAGTAGGACAGAATCGTCCGGTACCATTCTTCGATGCGTTTCCTTTAACTTTTTGGTGTCATATGAATTTAGAATCAGTAACTGCAGAAACCGCTTCTACTGCAGATATTCATGGACTCGCATATATAAGCAATTTAGTTAGCGtacaaataaatcattatcaatatctttttttattaagattgTCAGAAGTTCTGTCCGAATTGACTACATATTTAGCTATCGATTCTAATAAGATATTGAACGTTGAATCTGGTGGTTCATTAATTATTGGTGCGTTAATACCACAAATAGAGATAACTTTTGTAATGCCTTCGCATACTcctggaaaagaaaattctggTGGAGATTTGGAATCTGTTGTACCTGATTCATCTAGTATAGCTGATGATTTTGCTGGATCATCCGCTGCTTGGCACAGTGCTACACAAAATGCAAAAGTTGACTTCAGCATAAAGAGGATGAACACAAGTAACGACGTTGAAACGCCACAAAGTGAAGTATCATCGATGTCTATGGATTTTATTCATTCTGCCACGATAGAGCAACCAGTTGTTACGTTTAAGCAGAATGGCAGTTCGGAAAAACGCGAACGTGAACGTGAACGTGATGTACATACGAGTATCGCTCATGAAAAACAACATACGATAACAGAAGAAGAGGGTTTATCGTTAAAACAAGGAGATGCCAtacaaaaacataataaacCAGACTTGATACCAAATACACCTTTTATTCCAAATAACTTTAATGTTGGTTTATCTTCTATGAGAAAAGGATTTAGTAATTTAATGACATCCATTGATTCTGCTTTGAAAGCATCTCCTGAAGATGGTAGTAGTGATACTGTATCTATGAGAAGCGATATAAGCTCGGATAGCGAAAATTATGCATTAATTAATCTTCAAGATCAAGACAAATTAGAAGGAATATTTGCAATTGATAATACCATTAGAATAACTGCTGTGGAAGAAGCCAGTGAAGTAGTAGAGGAAACGCCAGACACGCAAAGTGAAAAATCTGTTGACAGTgtttgcaaaagaaaagatata atatctGTTACCACGTTTAAACTATCCAAAGTTGAATTTATTCAACAATCTTCTGGCTATTCTTCGGCTATAAAAGTTCaagtatcaaatataaaaaatgatgagTGTCCATCTATTCCATGGGACGAATTTCAG GTCAAGAGAAAG aCCAAATTCAGCTCTCGGTCAAGAGGTTGGGTCGAACTACCATCAGACTCGGAATGTAGAACGTGCATCAAATTACGTTTAGatcacgatttaaaaaataaagaagatttattgaaattattccaAGCTAGTCGGAGCAAGAAAACTACTAATAAATCATTGGAAGAGAGTAAAATAATCAAAGGGCCAACTGatagtattaatttattggACAAGCAGGGCATCATGGATTTATTTGAAGATAAATTGGAAATTAATGTAACTGATGTAGCTATGACACTATCCATGAGCTCTGTTACAGGTTTAGCAGATTTAGCAGAAGACGAAATTATACCCAAACCTATCCCAATGCAG gTGTATCTCGAAAGAATATATCTTCATTTGAATGAAGATCGGCCTCCAAACAATATAACATCACCAGGTCCAATTCCCATACAATTGAATATATCAAAACTTAGAATAGCAAGGGATATAAGTGGTGCCTTTACTATTGAACCAGTTG TAACTATattggataaaaataattctgataAATTGAATCCAAACGGTAACCAGCAAATTTCTAAAAACGAAGAACGTGAAGTAGAATTGACTTCTCTAAGACAAACCAGTAAACAACTGAAATCTGATAACGAAGAGCTCAAACGACGTCTTGGTACTTTAGAAAGACTTtcagaagaaaatacaaaattattacgtataaagGAAGAATCAGATAAGATTAAAACTCGTTATAATTCTGCACAAGAAAATATTGCAGTtcttgttaaagaaaaaaaagcattacTAGAAACAATAACTGAGCTTCAAAATCAAATCATGGGTAATGGACCAGGAGGTAGTAATAGAACCTCATGGTCTATCAAGAGATAG
- the LOC122631625 gene encoding UHRF1-binding protein 1-like isoform X4, which yields MVSIIKNQLLKHLSRFTKNLSADKINFSTFKGEGELTNLELDEIVLTDLLELPSWLRLTNAWCNQVSFRIQWTKLKSVPILLKLDEVHIEVETCEDLRNMSSNQGLSSYAGPAKYSLIHKVIDGITVTVNKVSVTFKSPAFIASVEMNRIVVESKSAAWQRCDLRTTRLKDPDRGQLLIFKELVWQTVRIEAQSTKDTNLTPLRLLTNQARCLITIKKRISDCFIMGSRLILILDDLLWVLTDSQLKAALHFIDSLGGLIEKATILERKTKAARKLEVLPEYQAQISQQSRTKNQFNTPISKLFSKHDVVETSYHFWSQRIDLHLCDDVGAGRSLHPDLKDGGALQISLVKFYIDYYPYHLAMADRKDWIKYRENVIPHIQWLQQSLSSFRSQFMDLIDSGRTQHSPLTRSQGNVTGSATKGSGESIEKNSQSQSANVGSQDQKKFQYSSGNPVKNYVLEQLAKLMTTCIVIRIDDFTLFKVTTASRKPIPKEFITGDRDRFCFPEDLTILHAEFTYYYYPGDITFPLPPPKFYVQVHPIQVNFDVCSCLWFNSFLLNLHHSLMKKNETSSLKNIMYFDVKIEAILPRIVFENQQDYPNQKDRPKSLHIQTSRALITNVRSVERSSRADLAQCLNTFQMGQMFFGAEFPSKENDFHVVTDKFLAHCAGTDNIRCAPPTFTSNSVNELIRQLHREFLWTEAKDVWCCNLEPVWGDFFGARAVGQNRPVPFFDAFPLTFWCHMNLESVTAETASTADIHGLAYISNLVSVQINHYQYLFLLRLSEVLSELTTYLAIDSNKILNVESGGSLIIGALIPQIEITFVMPSHTPGKENSGGDLESVVPDSSSIADDFAGSSAAWHSATQNAKVDFSIKRMNTSNDVETPQSEVSSMSMDFIHSATIEQPVVTFKQNGSSEKRERERERDVHTSIAHEKQHTITEEEGLSLKQGDAIQKHNKPDLIPNTPFIPNNFNVGLSSMRKGFSNLMTSIDSALKASPEDGSSDTVSMRSDISSDSENYALINLQDQDKLEGIFAIDNTIRITAVEEASEVVEETPDTQSEKSVDSVCKRKDIISVTTFKLSKVEFIQQSSGYSSAIKVQVSNIKNDECPSIPWDEFQVKRKTKFSSRSRGWVELPSDSECRTCIKLRLDHDLKNKEDLLKLFQASRSKKTTNKSLEESKIIKGPTDSINLLDKQGIMDLFEDKLEINVTDVAMTLSMSSVTGLADLAEDEIIPKPIPMQVYLERIYLHLNEDRPPNNITSPGPIPIQLNISKLRIARDISGAFTIEPVVTILDKNNSDKLNPNGNQQISKNEEREVELTSLRQTSKQLKSDNEELKRRLGTLERLSEENTKLLRIKEESDKIKTRYNSAQENIAVLVKEKKALLETITELQNQIMGNGPGGSNRTSWSIKR from the exons ATGGtgtcgattattaaaaatcaattacttaaACACTTATCAAG ATTTACTAAGAATCTATCGgctgataaaataaattttagtaCGTttaagggagaaggagagttAACCAACTTAGAATTAGACGAAATTGTTCTTACAGATTTGTTAGAACTTCCTTCATGGTTAAGATTAACAAATGCTTGGTGCAATCAAGTTTCTTTTCGTATACAATGGACCAAGTTAAAGAGTGTTCCTATTTTGttg aAATTGGATGAAGTTCATATCGAAGTAGAAACATGTGAAGACTTAAGAAATATGTCTTCCAATCAAGGCCTGTCGTCTTATGCAGGCCCAGCAAAATATTCTCTTATTCATAAAGTGATCGATGGCATTACGGTTACTGTTAATAAAGTATCAGTTACTTTTAAAAGTCCTGCTTTTATTGCATCTGTAGag aTGAATCGCATTGTCGTTGAATCTAAATCAGCTGCATGGCAACGTTGTGACTTAAGAACAACAAGACTAAAAGATCCAGATCGTGGccaattattgatttttaaggAATTAGTATGGCAGACTGTAAGAATAGAAGCTCAAAGTACTAAGGATACAAATCTGACACCTCTTCGTTTACTTACTAACCAAGCACGATGTTTAATTactataaagaaaagaatatcag attGCTTTATTATGGGTTCAAGACTGATACTCATATTAGATGATCTCTTGTGGGTCTTGACAGACTCTCAATTAAAAGCAGCATTACATTTCATAGATTCTTTAGGAGGTCTCATAGAGAAAGCAACTATACTagaacgaaaaacaaaagcaGCTAGAAAGTTAGAG GTTTTACCAGAATATCAAGCACAAATCTCTCAACAAAGTAGAACAAAAAATCAGTTCAATACAccaatatcaaaattattttcaaaacatGATGTTGTAGAAACGTCTTATCACTTTTGGTCTCAGAGAATTGATCTACATTTGTGTGATGATGTTGGTG CAGGTAGATCATTACATCCTGATTTGAAGGATGGTGGTGCTCTGCAAATATCTTTAGTCAAATTCTATATTGATTACTATCCGTATCATTTGGCAATGGCTGATAGAAAAGATTGGAttaaatatagagaaaatgtTATACCTCATATTCAATGGTTACAACAATCATTGAGTTCTTTCAGAAGTCAATTTATGGATCTGATTGATTCTGGCAGAACGCAACATTCTCCATTAACAAGAAGTCAAGGAAATGTTACAg GCAGTGCTACAAAAGGTTCTGGAGAaagcatagaaaaaaatagtcaATCACAGAGTGCGAATGTAGGATCTCAAGATCAGAAAAAGTTTCAATATTCTAGCGGAAATCcagtaaaaaattatgttcTCGAGCAGCTTGCAAAATTAATGACAACTTGTATAGTTATTAGAATTGATGATTTTACATTATTCAAAGTAACAACCGCATCACGTAAGCCTATACCAAAGGAATTTATTACAG GAGATCGAGACAGATTTTGTTTTCCTGAAGATTTAACTATTCTTCATGCAGAATTCACTTACTATTATTATCCTGGAGATATAACTTTTCCAT TGCCACCACCAAAGTTTTATGTACAAGTACATCCAATTCAAGTAAATTTTGATGTATGTTCCTGCCTTTggtttaattcttttctattaaatcTGCACCATTCGcttatgaaaaagaatgagacatcaagtttaaaaaatattatgtattttgatGTAAAGATAGAAGCTATTCTTCCAAGG ATAGTTTTTGAAAATCAGCAGGATTATCCAAATCAAAAAGATAGACCTAAATCCTTGCACATTCAGACTTCTAGGGCATTAATTACTAATGTTCGATCGGTGGAAAGATCTTCAAGAGCTGACTTAGCACAATGTTTAAACACGTTTCAAATGGGCCAAATGTTTTTTGGAGCTGAATTCCCAAGCAAAGAGAATGATTTTCATGTCGTAACCGATAAATTTTTAGCACATTGCGCAg GTACAGATAATATCAGATGTGCACCACCAACATTTACCAGTAATTCAGTGAACGAATTAATACGACAATTACATCGTGAATTTTTATGGACAGAAGCGAAAGATGTTTGGTGTTGCAATTTAGAACCTGTTTGGGGTGACTTTTTTGGTGCTAGAGCAGTAGGACAGAATCGTCCGGTACCATTCTTCGATGCGTTTCCTTTAACTTTTTGGTGTCATATGAATTTAGAATCAGTAACTGCAGAAACCGCTTCTACTGCAGATATTCATGGACTCGCATATATAAGCAATTTAGTTAGCGtacaaataaatcattatcaatatctttttttattaagattgTCAGAAGTTCTGTCCGAATTGACTACATATTTAGCTATCGATTCTAATAAGATATTGAACGTTGAATCTGGTGGTTCATTAATTATTGGTGCGTTAATACCACAAATAGAGATAACTTTTGTAATGCCTTCGCATACTcctggaaaagaaaattctggTGGAGATTTGGAATCTGTTGTACCTGATTCATCTAGTATAGCTGATGATTTTGCTGGATCATCCGCTGCTTGGCACAGTGCTACACAAAATGCAAAAGTTGACTTCAGCATAAAGAGGATGAACACAAGTAACGACGTTGAAACGCCACAAAGTGAAGTATCATCGATGTCTATGGATTTTATTCATTCTGCCACGATAGAGCAACCAGTTGTTACGTTTAAGCAGAATGGCAGTTCGGAAAAACGCGAACGTGAACGTGAACGTGATGTACATACGAGTATCGCTCATGAAAAACAACATACGATAACAGAAGAAGAGGGTTTATCGTTAAAACAAGGAGATGCCAtacaaaaacataataaacCAGACTTGATACCAAATACACCTTTTATTCCAAATAACTTTAATGTTGGTTTATCTTCTATGAGAAAAGGATTTAGTAATTTAATGACATCCATTGATTCTGCTTTGAAAGCATCTCCTGAAGATGGTAGTAGTGATACTGTATCTATGAGAAGCGATATAAGCTCGGATAGCGAAAATTATGCATTAATTAATCTTCAAGATCAAGACAAATTAGAAGGAATATTTGCAATTGATAATACCATTAGAATAACTGCTGTGGAAGAAGCCAGTGAAGTAGTAGAGGAAACGCCAGACACGCAAAGTGAAAAATCTGTTGACAGTgtttgcaaaagaaaagatata atatctGTTACCACGTTTAAACTATCCAAAGTTGAATTTATTCAACAATCTTCTGGCTATTCTTCGGCTATAAAAGTTCaagtatcaaatataaaaaatgatgagTGTCCATCTATTCCATGGGACGAATTTCAG GTCAAGAGAAAG aCCAAATTCAGCTCTCGGTCAAGAGGTTGGGTCGAACTACCATCAGACTCGGAATGTAGAACGTGCATCAAATTACGTTTAGatcacgatttaaaaaataaagaagatttattgaaattattccaAGCTAGTCGGAGCAAGAAAACTACTAATAAATCATTGGAAGAGAGTAAAATAATCAAAGGGCCAACTGatagtattaatttattggACAAGCAGGGCATCATGGATTTATTTGAAGATAAATTGGAAATTAATGTAACTGATGTAGCTATGACACTATCCATGAGCTCTGTTACAGGTTTAGCAGATTTAGCAGAAGACGAAATTATACCCAAACCTATCCCAATGCAG gTGTATCTCGAAAGAATATATCTTCATTTGAATGAAGATCGGCCTCCAAACAATATAACATCACCAGGTCCAATTCCCATACAATTGAATATATCAAAACTTAGAATAGCAAGGGATATAAGTGGTGCCTTTACTATTGAACCAGTTG TAACTATattggataaaaataattctgataAATTGAATCCAAACGGTAACCAGCAAATTTCTAAAAACGAAGAACGTGAAGTAGAATTGACTTCTCTAAGACAAACCAGTAAACAACTGAAATCTGATAACGAAGAGCTCAAACGACGTCTTGGTACTTTAGAAAGACTTtcagaagaaaatacaaaattattacgtataaagGAAGAATCAGATAAGATTAAAACTCGTTATAATTCTGCACAAGAAAATATTGCAGTtcttgttaaagaaaaaaaagcattacTAGAAACAATAACTGAGCTTCAAAATCAAATCATGGGTAATGGACCAGGAGGTAGTAATAGAACCTCATGGTCTATCAAGAGATAG